TGTCAGCTATGAAAGCTGAACAGATTATAACTCCTGTTGCTGTTGAGGAAGTTGTTGTCGGTGGCAGCGAAAGCAATGAAGAAAAGCCGTGGATGAATGTTCCTGGCGAAAATACTGGAGATGAGCAGGTGGCTTCTTCATCTGAAAGCGGTGAAGAACTTTATCAGGAAGGAGTTCATCTCGTCCTGAACGGTAAGCCACTGGAAGCACGAAATAAACTCACTGACTTTTTGAAAAATAATTCTTCCGACAAGCTTGCTCCGAATGCTCTTTATTGGATCGGCGAAACTTATTATTCTGAAAAGAATTTTGCTCAGTCTATTTTAAAATTCAAGGAAGTAAGCAGACGTTTTCCTAAAGCAAATAAGGTTCCCGACGCAATGCTGAAAATAGGTCTAGCTTACGAGAAGCTCGGTGATAAAGAGAATGCAGTTTTTTATTTACGGACTCTCACGGATGACTATCCAAAATCGGATCCTGCTAAAATCGCTAAAAACAGACTTAAAGAAATTGAGGGCTAGTTGATTATCGGTGAATCTCAGTTTAATCTCAAAGAGGAATATTTTGCATGTCTTGCTTTGCGCTTTACTCCGGGACTCGGGCCAAAGTCCTGGGCGCGTATTTTAAATAATTATCCTTCAGCTTATGGTGCATTAAAGGATGCCGCGAACTGGGCTGATTTAAATCTTTGTTCTGAAAATGTTGCTGAGGCTGCCCGTTCAGAAGTATGGAGAAGTTCGGCAGAGAAAGAATTTAAAGAAGTAATGCGCCTTCGTTTCGGTATTTTGCCATGGACTCATCCTTCATTTCCTCCTTCTTTAAAAGAGATAGCTGACCCTCCGACTTATTTGTATTACTATGGAGATCCGTCCCTGCTTGCGAATCCGGGGGTTGCCATAGTCGGTTCTCGCAAAAGCAGCCGTTTGGGACTAGAGTATGCTCAAAAAATTTCCGGAGAACTTTCTGCCATAGGTGTTACTGTGATTTCAGGATTTGCACGCGGCATTGATGCCTGCGCACATCAGGAAGCTCTGAAAGGAGTCGGGTCATCGATTGCGGTCCTCGGGACGGGGCTTGATATAGATGATTATCCCCAAAACAGCGGTAACCTGAGGCGTGAACTTATTGAAAACGGTTTGATAGTGTCTGAATTTTCACCGGGAACGAAACCTTATAGCGGGAATTTTCCGTTTCGCAACCGCATTATCAGCGGTTTAAGTTTAGGCGTGCTTGTAGCTGAGGCCGATGTTAAAAGCGGCAGCCTGATTACCGCAAGGCTGGCTGCAGAGCAAGGACGCGAAGTAATGGCTTTGCCCGGACCTTTGGGGAGCAGCAACTTTTCCGGATGTTTGAAGCTCATAAAAGAAGGAGCGGCACTTGTCGAAACAGTTGATGATGTTTTAATCAGTATAGGGCATTCTTTAGATACTAATGCTCAAAGAAAATTTATGCCGGTTTCTGATAAAAAAAAACCGCTGTCCGGACTGTGTTCTGATAAATTTAGTGACAAGAAAAATAATTCAATAAAGGGCTCTGAACGTGCTAAGTTTATTTTAAATATTGATGATCTAGACCCTGACGAACAAGAGATAGTCAAAACTCTTGATAAGGAAGGAAAGCTTCATATTGATGAAATAGCACGTAAATCAAGTGTGGATGTTTCCTTAACAGGAGCTCTTTTACTTGGTATGGAAGTGAAGGGAATCGTTGTGCACTTTCCCGGCATGTACTATGATATTAAGCGTTGCTGAGATAATAGATATATTTTGATTTGAAAGTTTACCCTGCTTTAATTTTTCAAAATGTGTAGGAGATGCCCGACTGATGCAGAAAATTCCAGTAAAACTTGCGATGCCGGGAATGAAACTGGCAAAACCGGTTACCCGCGATAACGGCATGGTTGTGCTTGCTGAAGGGCTTGAGCTGTCTGACGGGATTATCAATAGGCTTGCAAGTATGAATGTCGAGCGTATTGTAGTGCAGGGAAATCCTCTGGATCTCGGTGATGGTGGTGATTCCTCGTGGGGTAAGAAGTCTGAACGTCTTGATTATCTTTTTAGACGATATAATGATGATAAATGGATGTTTCGTGTAAAAGGTTTTTTTAGAGAATATTTTAATCTCAAAGCGGCAGCTCAAAAAGCCGAAGCAGAAGCTATTAAATTAGCTGAGGAAAAGGCCGCAGCCGCAGCTCTTGAAGCTGAAGAAGCAGCTGAAAGGGGAGAGGGAATTTAAATATGTCTGATCTGGATCTTAAAACAAGCGTAAAAGGACAGATTCTCTCAACCTCTGATTTGCCCACTTTACCTACTGTTCTTGATGAGGTTACAAAACTTGTGGATGATCCAAATTCTTCCACAGAGCAGGTTGCCAAGGTAATTTCGCAAGATCAGGTTTTATCGGCTAAAGTTTTGAAGATGGTTAATTCTCCGATTTACGGTTTTCCGGGTCGTATTACAACAATTCAGCATGCCCTTGTTCTGCTCGGCCTTAATGTTATAAAAGGTATTATTATTTCAACGTCTGTTTTTGACATGATTCAACAGGCAATGTCAGGACTTTGGGAACATAGCATCGGATGCGCTTTAGCAAGTGGTGCTATTGCAAAAGCTGCCGGTTTTGAAGATCCTGAAGAATTCACCGTTGCCGGCTTGCTGCATGATTTAGGAAAAGTCGTCACCGCCGTGCAATTGCCGGAACTGAACGAAGCTGTACGCATGACTGTGAAAGAAAAAAATCTTTGCTATTATGATGCTGAAAAAGTTATTTTAGGATTCGGACATGACCGCATTAATGCATGGCTTGCGAGGCACTGGAATCTACCTCCGAATGTCAGAGAAGCAATGACATATCACCATCATCCTGACAGAGCACAGTTTTATCAGCAGACGGCTGCAGTTGTTCATGTCGGGGATTTTCTGGTCCGTCTTTTTGAATATGGTAACGGAGGAGATGATCAAATTTCATACTTCAAGCCGGCTGCCATGAAAATTTTAAAGCTCAAAATGAAAGATCTTGAACCTGTTATGGACGAACTTTCCGAACAGTTTGTTGAGATTTCAGGCTTTACCTTCTAAAGTAAATATCTTCACAATAACTTTAACCTGAATTCTTATTGCTATGATTGTTTTGTATCCATAATATTGGCCGTAATATTCTGTTTTAATGTACCGTTATACAGTTCTGCTTTGACGAAGCTTGCCAGTGATGCTAATCGTAACCCAATGGACATGAATAATAATCAAGGTCTTGTGAACCAGACTAAACATAGATGTATTCTGGTTTCTCCGGATAATAATCTAAAAGAACTGCTTGAGTCTATTTGGCCGAAAGAAGTTCTTGAGTTTACTTATTATGATCAAGCACGTGGAGCCATTGATGATATTTTCAACAATCCTCCAGAGTTACTTATTGTAGATAACAGGGTTACGGATGTTTCGGCTTCAGAAGTTGCACGGCTTGTTAAAAGCGAAAATGTTTACCGGCAGCTTCCGGTTGTTATTTGTCTTGATGAGAAAGATCTTGAAACTCCTTGGGACTGGGATGAAATCGAGGTTGATGATTTCATTATCCGTCCTTTTTTTATGCCCATTGTGCGGGAAAGAATTAATTTAACTTTTTCCAGATCACTGCGAGCTCTTGATGCAAATCCTCTCTCAAAACTTCCTGGAAACACTTCAATAATTAATAAGATTCAAACTCTTATAGAAAAGAAACAGGATTTTGCATTAGCTTATTGTGATTTAGATTATTTTAAATCATTTAATGACAAGTATGGGTTTTCCCGCGGGGATGAAGTATTAAGCATGACTGCGCGGATAATCGTAAATACTGTTCGCGGTTTTGTCGGGGAACAGACTTTTGTCGGGCACGTCGGCGGTGATGACTTTGTTGTAATCACTTCTCCGGATATTGTTGAGGAAGCCTGCAAGCGGATTATTTTTTCTTTCGACGGTATTGTTCCTAATTTTTATGATCTTGAAGACCGCAAAAGTAAATCTATTGTTTCTGTTGATAGACAGGGGGTAGTGCAGACTTTTCCACTGATGGCTATTTCTATAGCAGTTGTTTTTAATATTGATGGTCAACTCAAACATTTCGGAGAAGCCTCCGCCATAGCAATGGGGCTTAAGAAAAAAGCTAAGGAAAATCCAAAGAGTAATTATGTCCTCGACCGCCGGAACACATAATGTAATGCCTGAACCTGTTCAGATCTTTTTCACTCATATGGAGATTGAAAAAGGATGTTCTAAAGCTACATTACGGTCATATGAAAAAGATTTAGTTCAATTCGAAGAATTCCTTTCCACTCGCTCAGAGTCGCTTTCAAACCCTGAAAAAATTTCAGTAGATCATATCCGAAGTTTTCTGGCGAAACTTCACGGGCGTAAGCTTGCTAAAAGTTCCCTTTCACGGAAACTTTCTACACTTCGATCATTTTTCAAATACATGGTACGCCACCGTTTTATTGCCAACGATCCCATGTCCGGAATACGAAATCCTAAACAGGAAATCAGACAGCCGCGTTCATTGAATGTTGATCAGGCTGTTAATCTTCTTGATTCAAAATGCGGGGTCGAACCGCAGGATAAGCGTGATCTGGCTATTGCCGAACTTTTGTACGGCTCGGGATTACGGGTAAGTGAAGCTGTTTCACTCGGCATTTATGATGTTGATACTTCATCCGGGCTTGTCCGGGTAACAGGGAAGGGTAACAAAGAACGTCTTTCACCGCTCAGTGACACTGCCCGCGAGGCTCTTGATTCATATCTTGCCGTCCGGGAAGAGCTTGGTCCTGCCATTGAAGAGACTGCACTTTTTATAGCGAATCGGGGCGGACGCATTAATCGAAGGCAGGTCAATCGGATTCTTTTGCGCATGGCCGAAGAAGCTGGATTGTACGGGGGAGTACATCCTCATATGTTGCGTCATAGTTTTGCCTCGCACATGTTGCAGTCCGGAGCGGATATGCGTTCCGTGCAGGAATTGCTGGGTCATGAAAATCTTACTACTACTCAGCGGTATACTCATTTGAATTTACAGCATATTATGAATGTTTATGATAAAGCTCATCCTCTATCCGAAAGTGGCGCAGTCAGTAATAAACAAGGTGAAAATGATGATTAAGTTACTTATTTTAACAATTAGATGTATATAATTAAAATTATCAACTTTGGAGGATGATCTATGAAAAAGCAGACAGCAGCCGTGGTTACAAACGCAATTGCGGATAATAGTGAAGCGGCTAGGAATGCAGCTCTTTTTGAAATTCGCAGTTTAAAGAAAGATCTTGCTCAGCTTGAAAAGGAACTTTCGTCTAAGAAAAATGAAAGTATCGACCCTGCTTTTGATCTGATCCACAGTGCTTTTGAAATTTTCCGTTATACACAGGTGATAGCAGAAAATGTAAAATTGACTGAACAGATTGATGAAGTTCTTGAAAAAACTTCATATAAGGATTTTCTTGATTCAAAGGGGGCTAGGATATTAAAAAAGCCTGAGGGATGGCACTGGATTTCGCCCGCAGGTGAAATGCACTTTTTGGGAGCCGGATCTGAAACTCAGACTGCAGCAGAAAAGCTTGAGTCTATAATTTCAAATCGCAAGAAGCCTGCTAAAAAGAAAGTTGTTGTTAAAAATGATGCGCCTAAAGCTGAGACTGATACCGTAAAAGTTGATGATCCAGCTGCTTCGAAACCAATTGCCGACGACAGTACAAAAGATCCGAAAAAAAGTAAGACAAAATAGTTTTAGACATAGCTTAGGCAAAAAAAAGGCGTTCCAAATGGAACGCCTTTTTTTGATTTATTACTTGGTCCTTATGCCGTGCAAGCCTCTTCAAATTCAGAGCTGAGTTCAGCAATTAATTCTTTAACAGAGATTATCTTTTTAGCTCTGTATGCATTTGCGCCTGCGAAAGCAAAACCGTATTTCAGTTTTCCGCGCTGTGCGTTGATCAGTGCGGAAGCAATGCAATATGGAGCTGTTTCAACATTACAGGTTTTAAGGCATTTAAAGCTACATTTAAAAGGAGTTTTTTTACCTTCAGTAACTTCTTCGAGGAACTCATTTTTAAGAGCTCTTCCCGGTAGTCCTACAGGGCTTTGAATTACTGTCATATCATCTTCAGAAGCATCAATATAAGCCTGCTTGAATTTTTCGTCCGCGTCACATTCGTGAGTTGTTACGAATCTTGTTCCAAGCTGTACTCCTGATGCACCCATTTTAATGTACTTACAAATGTCTTCTCCGGTATAGACTCCACCGGCAGCAATAACCGGGATTGTTTTACCTGTTTTTTCTTCAAATACTTTAACAGCATCAAGAACTTCAGGTAGAATTGAGTCTAGCGCAAAATCAGGATCATCAAGCTGATCGCGGTGGAATCCAAGATGACCGCCTGCTTTAGGTCCTTCAACGACAAATGCGTCTGGAACATAGTCGAACTTGGACATCCACTTTTTGCAGATGATAGAAGCCGCTCTTCCAGAAGAAACGATTGGCACTAATTTAGTCTTAGCACCGTCAACAAGGTACTTAGGAAGATCCAACGGAAGGCCTGCACCGGAAAAAATAATATCAACACCTTCTTTAACGGAGGTTGATACCTGCGCAGCGAAATCAGTCAGAGCAACCATGATGTTGACTCCAATGATGCCGGAAGTCTTAGCTTTTGCTTTTCTGATCTCATCAGCTAAAGCTTCGCTTTGGGCCTCTGGTGTGCTTTTGTTTGGTTTTGAGCTGGTAAGGCCGATCATTGCTGCTGCAATAACGCCTATTCCGCCTTCTTCAGCTACAGCTGAAGCTAAACCTGAAAGAGATATCCCTACACCCATTCCACCTTGGATAATGGGTACTCTGGCAACTAGGTCGCCTATTTTAAGTTGGGGAAGCTTCATTTGTAAGTTCTCCTATATGTATTTACTAAACTACTTGAAAAATTAAAGATAATACAAAATATTCTGTATTAATGTACTGTTATAAAATCTTTAAAAGCTATTTTGAACTATTCTAACTAGAGTATAGTGCGAGCAAAGTTTTTTCCTGTATGAGCGTTTAAGTCAAGTGTTTTTTACTTTAGAATCTATGGAAAACTATGTAATAATTTTGGTCTTTTCATGTAACTTGTAACATTCTCTACTGTATGTATTTATCAACGATCATTTCTGCAAAAAACATGGATCCTGTGAATGCCGGAGAAATTGCATTAAGTACGTGTACACTTTTGTTGTCACTTTCAATTAGAAAATCCATGACAAGTTCGTTACGTTTTATATCTACAAGTTGAGGGCGGATTCCGACTTTAGGGGTGCTCTCAATATCATCAGGATTTAATTCTTTGACTAATTCTTTTGCATCGTTAAAAAAACATTTGAAGAAATATTTGCGCGGTTCTTCAAAGGCTATGGAGCGGAATTTTTGGTTCTTCATAAAAAGGACCGCATCCCTTAATATAATACTGAAAGCTTCACTGTCCAGTCCTGCTAAGATGCCGTAATTTTCTCTGCCGAAAGCCGGAATTGCCGTAGGCCCAAGATAAACATCCCCGGTCGCACTTCTGGTAAAGTGTATGCCGAGAAACGGGTTTTTAATATTGGGGACAGGATAAATACTTCCTTTAATTATATCAGCCTTATTCTTTTTAAGTTTTTTGTAAATTCCTTTGAAAGGAATGAGCTGGTAGCCTTCGCCGAAGCCGAAAGGTCTGGCAACCTGATCACTGTATGCTCCTGCGGCGTTAATAAACAGGCCGCAACTGATTTCACCTTTGTCTGTAACAATTATATTGTTCTTTCTTGCTGTGATAAAACTTGTGCCGAGCATAAAAGTGACTTTACCGCTTTGCAATAGATCATTGTAGAGTGACTTCATTACTGCGCGCGGGTCAACAACCGCCGTATAGTGTGAAAAAAGAGCTTCTTTACATGTTTTTGCATTCGGCTCTATCTGTGAAAGTCTCTCTTCGTCTATCAGTTCAACTTTTGCTCCGTTAGCTGTGGCTCTGGCATACAGCTCATGCAAAGTAGAAATTTCTGATTCGTTTTTTGCAACAATTACTTTGCCGGTTTCGAGCAACGGTAATCCTTTCTCTTTGCAGTAAGCCTTCATTTTAAAATTACCTGAAAGGCATGACTGAGCGCGCAAACTTCCCGGAGCGTAATATATACCGGCATGCAATACGCCGCTGTTACGACCTGAAGCGTGTTTTGCCACTTCGTCTTCTTTATCGATAATGAGAATATCCTTATGTCCTCTGGCAAGCAGTTCACGTGCCAAGGTTAATCCTACTATGCCTGCTCCGCATATCATTATTTCAGTAGTCTTCATCTAATTATTACTTATGCTCCGCATGCTTCTCGGTATGAACACCAACTGCACTGCGCTGAACGAATTGCTTTAAATTGCGGTTCACAGATCATATTTTTAATAAGAAATGTTGAGAGCGCAGGTATTTTTGTGCCGATAATATCGATTCTTTCTTCTTCATCTGTTTTTGAATCAAATAAGAATTTTTCCTGACCCTCTTTTACAAGTTCAACAAGCGCAGCTTGATGAGGCATTACTGATGAGGTGTGGTGATCCATCAATAAATATAGGGGAAGCTGAAGGCTGTTCGCACTTGATTTAATTTTTTCAAGAAAATCTGCTGAGTCGTACTGCAAGCTTTGCTGTTCTTCAAGTATTGGATTCCAAATTTCAGAATTTTCCCAAAAAGATTTGCGGGGCATATGTAACTGCCCTGTTTTATAGTCGATAACATAGCGGCTGTCGTTACGACTATCAACCCTGTCGATTCGGCCGTGAATTTTTACTGCGTAATTATCATAACCATCCAGATTAAGAATTGCCTGCGCGCTTGTTTCCAGGGCTACTATTTTTGTCTGCCCAATATTGTTAAGAAATAAAGTAAGTCTGTTTTTACCTGCGTATTCAAGTGACTTTTTAATATCATATGGCAGATTCAGGTAAAGTGAATCGCGTTCAAGCCTCATCATAAAAAGTTCACTTAATTCATTGAAGTTTAAATCTTTGCCGCAGATTTCATTGCCGAGTTGCGGTGTTAAAAAATCTTTCAGCACTGAATGGATAAGTTCGCCGAATCCGGCGCGATCTCCGTCCAAGTCAACTGTTGCAGTTTCCCTTACGTTTGAGAGGTAGCGGAAAAAGAAAAGCTTGGGGCAAGTGACATAGCAATCCATGGCTGAAGGTGAAAGCCCTTTATGTTTAAGCATGTCTTCAAGCTTTGCGGCCACAGGCTCTTTCGCAATGGCGACGGGGACATTAAGTATTGCCCCGACTGGAAAGTTGATTGCTTTTAAAGGAAAATTCTCACTGGGAGTGATTATTCTTTTTTCTTTTTGTTCGATTTTCCAGAGGAGTTGTTCAACAAAGCGGCTGCGTACACTTTTTGAATCAAGCAGGCCGGGCTGAACACCGCTTTGATAGAAGATGCATGATTCTTCACTACCCATAATGAGTCTGTAAAAGTTATAGCTGGCAACACTTTCGCGTTCATGTGAATCCGGGAGATCAAGTAGATGTCTTAACTGGTCCGGTAAAAGCGGATCATACGGGTCAGTGCCCGGTATTTTTTCGTCTACCGTGTCAAGAATGAATGTACGTTTGAAGTTAAGCAATCTGCTTTCGAGCATACCGAGTACCTGCATGCTGGAAATCGGGTCCGGCTCAAAGGATACCCGCTGTGAGGAAAGGAGCTGTCTGAATATGGAAAAGGATAAAGATTGACCGAAATCTTCTTCACTGATGGAGCTTTCGCGAAGTTCGGGAATAACTTCGTTCATCAACCTGAACAAACATTCTGAGTCCAGCAGGTAGCGTTGCCATAAAGTTCCGCCGCGTAAGCGAAGCATTTCCGCCATATGCTGTAAGCTGTCAGCAAGCTCCTCCAGTGTTGTGATTTTTGCAAAGCCGTCAATGCAAAGGTTTACAACTTCTGCCCGGAGTTCTTCTGTCGTTTCAGAATTATCAACAAGGTTGCCGTTTTCATCGCAGTAAACCGGAATAAAATCATTTGGATCGGCATAAGGAGAACCGGATCTGAGCAGTGTTTCCCATTGATGAAAAATAGTTCTAAGCGGCTGATCGCCGTTAATCTCAAGCATTTTTAAATAAGGATGCCTGATCAATGCTAAAAGGTCTTTCCAGTAGTAGGTCGCACCGTTTTTATTTTCCTGAAGTTTTAGAATTGCTTCCAGCAGACCGTTCAGGGCAGATCGTTCAAGCGGATAGCCCATACTTATATTGATGTCGTGTTCCGGTAGATGATGCATTACCGGCAGCAGTAATGATGTGTCCGGCAGAACAACGGCGCATCCGTCATATGATCCGGTTGAAAGTTCTTCGCGCATGGCGCACAGCTGCGAGTGGCGGTCAAATCCCTCAAAGAATTTAAGCTCCGGCAGATCGCAACTTCCTTCGGTGTTGTCATCTGAGACCGCTTCGGCTCGCCAGTTACTCAGCCAGTTGTAGTGCTCTTTTACCGCAAAATGTCCCTTCTCGCGCAGGGCTAAAGCCGGGTCACTGTGCCAGATTACCCGCAAACCTAAATTGTCCCAAAGGTGATGGAAAAATTTATCTTCAACGCCGCTTAGTCCGTAAAATCCTGCCAGATATAATTTTTTACCTGCTAAAATATTATCCAGCTTATCTAAATTCTGAGACAGATTGCGGCTTTCAAGGCCACCGGTTGACCAGCCCCGTCTTTCAAGTGCTTCAACATATTTAACAAAAATTATTTCTATTTCTTCGAGCAAAGCGGCCGCCCAGTCGAGAACTTCTCCTTGCAGCATGGATAGATTGCGAGGCACAATATCCTGCCTGAGCATTTCCTCAAGCAGAGATGCAAGTCTGGTCCCCCACGGGAAAAACTTTTGCAGGTCAACGGGCAATTTCGCCAGTAAGCCTGTAGATTCAGTGCGAAGTCCTTCTATTATATGAAAGAGTAAACCTACTTGGTCCAGCTTACCGATTCTGCGCGGAAAAGATCCCGTAAGTTTCGGCATAAGTGAGCTTACAAACTCTGAAAAAGAATAAATCTCAGGCAGAATGCAAGGTTTCGGCAGATTTTCCGACGCGGCAAGAGCTTTTTTTAAATATCTGGCAGGCCGCTGGTGAGGAACGATAACAATTGTATTACTCAAGTCGCCGTCGGATTCATCTATTAAGATAGAACTGAAATTTTCGATAAAATCTTTTTTCCACGAAATAATGCTGAAAGGTGAGCGGGTGGTCATATCAGAACCTCCCGTGTGAACTGGCCATCTAGGTAGACAAGGAGTCCACGTAATTCTTTTTGATTTCCGTACATTTCTTTCAGCAATCTTAAATACCTTTTAACTTGTTTTTCATTCTCAGGCGAAGGGGAGCCTGTTTTATATTCAACCACCAATGCGCGGTTTTCTTCCAGCAGAAGCAGGTCCGCGCGGTGTGTTTCGCCTTTGCTGTCCATAATGGCAACTTCAGGTCTCCCGCGTTCAATGGCCGCGCGAACATCTTCAACGGATATGGCCCAGCTTGTCATGGCTGCGACTTCGGGGATGATAGTCTCGCGCTCATCCGCAATGGCGGGAAATTGTGCAAAGGCGGCTTCGGTGCTCCGCATACAATCACCGCTGTCATCACCTGTTAGAATAAGATTTTCCATAGCCTTATGCGCAAGTTCTCCGCGCATTCTGGCATCATAGGAATAGTCTTCTAAATTATGGCGATAGACTCTAAGCCTTGGCAGCCAAGCCATAAGCTCCGGTGATTGCAGGGAGGAATAGTCGGGAGCGATTAAATTCTCTGTTATTTCTTGCGTAGGTTTATTTTCTTGCAAAGATTCATCAATT
The Desulfovibrio gilichinskyi genome window above contains:
- the ybgF gene encoding tol-pal system protein YbgF, producing MKYFHILALVILSLSISGCFAAKQPDQPAWGASEEWRLKSLEENFLNFKEGLREQNDKIGKNHAETMSEIEKIQERLGEIDNSIAELKQAQLKMSAMKAEQIITPVAVEEVVVGGSESNEEKPWMNVPGENTGDEQVASSSESGEELYQEGVHLVLNGKPLEARNKLTDFLKNNSSDKLAPNALYWIGETYYSEKNFAQSILKFKEVSRRFPKANKVPDAMLKIGLAYEKLGDKENAVFYLRTLTDDYPKSDPAKIAKNRLKEIEG
- the dprA gene encoding DNA-processing protein DprA, giving the protein MIIGESQFNLKEEYFACLALRFTPGLGPKSWARILNNYPSAYGALKDAANWADLNLCSENVAEAARSEVWRSSAEKEFKEVMRLRFGILPWTHPSFPPSLKEIADPPTYLYYYGDPSLLANPGVAIVGSRKSSRLGLEYAQKISGELSAIGVTVISGFARGIDACAHQEALKGVGSSIAVLGTGLDIDDYPQNSGNLRRELIENGLIVSEFSPGTKPYSGNFPFRNRIISGLSLGVLVAEADVKSGSLITARLAAEQGREVMALPGPLGSSNFSGCLKLIKEGAALVETVDDVLISIGHSLDTNAQRKFMPVSDKKKPLSGLCSDKFSDKKNNSIKGSERAKFILNIDDLDPDEQEIVKTLDKEGKLHIDEIARKSSVDVSLTGALLLGMEVKGIVVHFPGMYYDIKRC
- a CDS encoding HDOD domain-containing protein; translation: MSDLDLKTSVKGQILSTSDLPTLPTVLDEVTKLVDDPNSSTEQVAKVISQDQVLSAKVLKMVNSPIYGFPGRITTIQHALVLLGLNVIKGIIISTSVFDMIQQAMSGLWEHSIGCALASGAIAKAAGFEDPEEFTVAGLLHDLGKVVTAVQLPELNEAVRMTVKEKNLCYYDAEKVILGFGHDRINAWLARHWNLPPNVREAMTYHHHPDRAQFYQQTAAVVHVGDFLVRLFEYGNGGDDQISYFKPAAMKILKLKMKDLEPVMDELSEQFVEISGFTF
- a CDS encoding diguanylate cyclase is translated as MNNNQGLVNQTKHRCILVSPDNNLKELLESIWPKEVLEFTYYDQARGAIDDIFNNPPELLIVDNRVTDVSASEVARLVKSENVYRQLPVVICLDEKDLETPWDWDEIEVDDFIIRPFFMPIVRERINLTFSRSLRALDANPLSKLPGNTSIINKIQTLIEKKQDFALAYCDLDYFKSFNDKYGFSRGDEVLSMTARIIVNTVRGFVGEQTFVGHVGGDDFVVITSPDIVEEACKRIIFSFDGIVPNFYDLEDRKSKSIVSVDRQGVVQTFPLMAISIAVVFNIDGQLKHFGEASAIAMGLKKKAKENPKSNYVLDRRNT
- the xerC gene encoding tyrosine recombinase XerC, with protein sequence MSSTAGTHNVMPEPVQIFFTHMEIEKGCSKATLRSYEKDLVQFEEFLSTRSESLSNPEKISVDHIRSFLAKLHGRKLAKSSLSRKLSTLRSFFKYMVRHRFIANDPMSGIRNPKQEIRQPRSLNVDQAVNLLDSKCGVEPQDKRDLAIAELLYGSGLRVSEAVSLGIYDVDTSSGLVRVTGKGNKERLSPLSDTAREALDSYLAVREELGPAIEETALFIANRGGRINRRQVNRILLRMAEEAGLYGGVHPHMLRHSFASHMLQSGADMRSVQELLGHENLTTTQRYTHLNLQHIMNVYDKAHPLSESGAVSNKQGENDD
- a CDS encoding NAD(P)H-dependent flavin oxidoreductase encodes the protein MKLPQLKIGDLVARVPIIQGGMGVGISLSGLASAVAEEGGIGVIAAAMIGLTSSKPNKSTPEAQSEALADEIRKAKAKTSGIIGVNIMVALTDFAAQVSTSVKEGVDIIFSGAGLPLDLPKYLVDGAKTKLVPIVSSGRAASIICKKWMSKFDYVPDAFVVEGPKAGGHLGFHRDQLDDPDFALDSILPEVLDAVKVFEEKTGKTIPVIAAGGVYTGEDICKYIKMGASGVQLGTRFVTTHECDADEKFKQAYIDASEDDMTVIQSPVGLPGRALKNEFLEEVTEGKKTPFKCSFKCLKTCNVETAPYCIASALINAQRGKLKYGFAFAGANAYRAKKIISVKELIAELSSEFEEACTA
- the lhgO gene encoding L-2-hydroxyglutarate oxidase, with the protein product MKTTEIMICGAGIVGLTLARELLARGHKDILIIDKEDEVAKHASGRNSGVLHAGIYYAPGSLRAQSCLSGNFKMKAYCKEKGLPLLETGKVIVAKNESEISTLHELYARATANGAKVELIDEERLSQIEPNAKTCKEALFSHYTAVVDPRAVMKSLYNDLLQSGKVTFMLGTSFITARKNNIIVTDKGEISCGLFINAAGAYSDQVARPFGFGEGYQLIPFKGIYKKLKKNKADIIKGSIYPVPNIKNPFLGIHFTRSATGDVYLGPTAIPAFGRENYGILAGLDSEAFSIILRDAVLFMKNQKFRSIAFEEPRKYFFKCFFNDAKELVKELNPDDIESTPKVGIRPQLVDIKRNELVMDFLIESDNKSVHVLNAISPAFTGSMFFAEMIVDKYIQ
- a CDS encoding PD-(D/E)XK nuclease family protein, producing the protein MTTRSPFSIISWKKDFIENFSSILIDESDGDLSNTIVIVPHQRPARYLKKALAASENLPKPCILPEIYSFSEFVSSLMPKLTGSFPRRIGKLDQVGLLFHIIEGLRTESTGLLAKLPVDLQKFFPWGTRLASLLEEMLRQDIVPRNLSMLQGEVLDWAAALLEEIEIIFVKYVEALERRGWSTGGLESRNLSQNLDKLDNILAGKKLYLAGFYGLSGVEDKFFHHLWDNLGLRVIWHSDPALALREKGHFAVKEHYNWLSNWRAEAVSDDNTEGSCDLPELKFFEGFDRHSQLCAMREELSTGSYDGCAVVLPDTSLLLPVMHHLPEHDINISMGYPLERSALNGLLEAILKLQENKNGATYYWKDLLALIRHPYLKMLEINGDQPLRTIFHQWETLLRSGSPYADPNDFIPVYCDENGNLVDNSETTEELRAEVVNLCIDGFAKITTLEELADSLQHMAEMLRLRGGTLWQRYLLDSECLFRLMNEVIPELRESSISEEDFGQSLSFSIFRQLLSSQRVSFEPDPISSMQVLGMLESRLLNFKRTFILDTVDEKIPGTDPYDPLLPDQLRHLLDLPDSHERESVASYNFYRLIMGSEESCIFYQSGVQPGLLDSKSVRSRFVEQLLWKIEQKEKRIITPSENFPLKAINFPVGAILNVPVAIAKEPVAAKLEDMLKHKGLSPSAMDCYVTCPKLFFFRYLSNVRETATVDLDGDRAGFGELIHSVLKDFLTPQLGNEICGKDLNFNELSELFMMRLERDSLYLNLPYDIKKSLEYAGKNRLTLFLNNIGQTKIVALETSAQAILNLDGYDNYAVKIHGRIDRVDSRNDSRYVIDYKTGQLHMPRKSFWENSEIWNPILEEQQSLQYDSADFLEKIKSSANSLQLPLYLLMDHHTSSVMPHQAALVELVKEGQEKFLFDSKTDEEERIDIIGTKIPALSTFLIKNMICEPQFKAIRSAQCSWCSYREACGA